GTCGCACTCGGGCGAAAGCTCGAGTGAGGATTGAAACGCCCAGCGCCTCTTTCGCCGCCGGTAGGCGGGGTGGCGCGTCAGCGCTCTGTCCCAACAGGGGATCGCCCCAATTGGGGGCGGGTCGGGCTTCCTCAGCCCGACCCAGCCCGCTATATCGTTCGCAGTGGCCTAGCGCGGCGTCCCCACCCCCGGGCCTAAGGCGAGGGGCTTGTCGAGCCTCAGCCAGATCATCTCGTTGTCGTCTTTGACGTTCTGGCCGCGCCCGCCGGTGCCGGGGTAGTTGTTGTCGTTGAGGACCAGCAGCGTCCTCGCATCCAGCACCAGCACGTCCTCGATGGTCACGAAGGGGAAGCGGAAGACCCCACCCTTGGTGTAGGGGGTCAGGTTGGCGGGATCGGCGATGTTGAGCAGGTCCGCCACCAGCTCTTTGGCGAAGAAGCCCTGGGCGTCCTTCCGGCTCAGGTCGACCTTGTAGATGCGCTTGAACTGCGCCGCCTCTCCGGTGGCCTGGTCGCGCTCGATGACCAGGTACTCGTTGTCATTGACCACGGTGAAATCGCCGATGGAGTTGGTAGGGGCCTCGAGCCGGTAATAACCCAGCAGCCGGGTGAACCGCTGGCTGGCCAGGTCGAACTCGTGGATCCGCAGGCTGCCCGCCGGGTCACCGGCCACGGTCTTCTCCAGCAGGGCATAGAGCTTGGTCTTACCCGGGTTGATGGCCAGGCCCTCGTACCCACCCGAGGAGGGCAGGTTGGCCAGGCTCATCTGGCCGGGCTGGGGGCTGGCGGCCAGGAGCGCAGGGTGCTGCGGCGAGCGCACCAGGTCCTTGGCCGGATCCTTGCCCGGGGCGAAGTCGGGGGTGGGGTAGGGGGGCTCGAGCAGCTTTCCGCTGGCGTCGAAGTGCAGCAGGAAGGGCCCGAATTCGTCCCCGATCCACAGCGTGCCGTCCTGGGCGATCACGAAGGACTCGATGTCGAAATCGAAACCGGTGAGGTTGCGCTCGGGGGTGAACTCGTTGACGATGAAGAAGGGAATTTTCTTGTCGGGGTCACGCAGTTGGATGAAACTATCCACCCGCACGGTGCCGCTGCCCCCTTGGGGGGTCTTGGGATCGGGGGTGATCTGGTAAATGCGCAGCAGATAGTCCGGGCTGTTGTACTTGGCGCCGTAGCCGTTGTCGGGCATTACCCAGTAGGCGCCGCGGGTGCCGGGGGCGAACTGGATGGCGCTGAAGCCCTGCACTGGCTGGCTCGGGTAGGGGGGGCTGGCCTTCTTGCTGCCGTCGGCGTTGAACTGCCCCGAGGCGGGGCCGGGGGCAAAGGTATCGGCGGGCAACACAGCGTAGCCCACCAGCTCGGTCCGGGGGACCGACTGGGTGAGGCCCAGACCCAGTGCCATCGCGAGCAGAGCCAAGGTTTTGTTCATCACTATCCTCCGGCACCCAGTCTGGAGGCGGAGTGTCAGCGAAGTTTTTCCGGGGCGCTTGAAGCCCCGGCGAGGGGTGTACTACCTTGGGCCTCGAGGAGGCACGGACGTGTTCAGGATCCTGTGTTGGGCCTGCGGCCTGATCCTGGTTCTCGCGGCCTGTGTGCCAAACCGTTACCAGGCGACAGACCTGATCATCTCCCATCGCTATGCCCTGCTGGTTACCGACGGGGTTCTCCTCTATCAGTGGGAGGAGGGGACGGTGGAGAAGACCGAGCTGCGCTTCCCGCCGGACTCCCCCTTCCGGCCCCGAAGCCTGCAAGAGTTCGCCGAGCGCCTGCGCGCTCAGCTCGAGGCCCGGGGCTTTGCGCTGCGGTGTTTCACCCACAACCCGTTCCCCATTCTGGGCGGCCCGCAGTACACCCTGCGCCTGGCTCGAGGGGCCGAGGGGGTGGGGATCCACCTCAAACCCCTGGAGCCGGTGGACACCTACCGGGTAGAGGTCGCCCCCGCCGACCCCGACCCTCCCCTGAGCTGCCCGGCCCGCTGAGCGCGGGGGGGGGCAAACCCCAACACCCCGCCCCGTAAGGCGCGGTCATGGCGAGGGCGGCTTTTCCATGAAAAACAAGCCGGGGCAGCCCCCGTCAGGCTAGGGGCTTCCCCTCCTGTCCCACGGCTTGGGCGCCACACGAACTCCCTCCTGCGCCGCTGTGCGCATTTGCTTTTTTAACAGGATAGAACACCGCTTCCCGGCAGTTGCGAAATGCCCAGACGTCGCCTATTGCGTTTAGAGCCGGGTTTTGATATAAAAACTCAACGCACAACCGAAACCATCCGAACTTCGCTGTCTATGAATTCCCGTGACCGCCTGCAGCGCATCCTCGAGCTCATCAATCGCCATGGCACCCTTACCAATGCCGCCCTGGCCCGCGCCCTCGAGGTTTCCACCATGACCGTGCGGCGGGATCTGGATGTGCTGGAGCGCCAGGGATACCTCCGCCGGGTGCACGGCGGAGCGCGAATGGTGGACGAGCTGGACGTGGGATACGGGCTGCGCCAGGGGCGCAACATAGGGGCCAAGCGGCGCATCGGGGCGCGGGCAGCCGAGTTCGTACAGAACGGAGAGACCATCTATCTCGACGCCGGCACCACCGCCATGGAGGTGGCCCGAGCCCTCAAGCGCCGCGCTCTCAACGGGGTCCGCGTGGTGACTCACGCGGTCAACATCGCCGCCGAACTCTCCGGCAGCCCCGACTTGGGGGTGCTGCAGGTAGGGGGCGAGCTGTTCTTGCAAACCTACTCGGCTACCGGGCCGCTTGCGCTCGAGACCATCCGCCGCTTCAGCTTTGACCGGCTGTTCCTCGCGGCGCAGGGGGTGGATCTGGCCGCTGGTCTCACCAACTCCTCGCTGCTGGAGGCAGAGGTCAAGCGCGCCGCCATCGCCGCCAGCCGTTGGGTGTGTCTGGTTTGCGACGCCTCCAAGTGGGGCCGGGTGACCTTCGCCCCCTGCGGCAGCCTCGAAGACATCGACGTTTTCGTTACCGATTCGCGGCTTCCCCAAGAAGCCCGAAGCGACCTCGAGAAACTCGGACTGGAGGTGATCACGGTCTCCCTCCCGGGGAGAAAGGAAAAAAACCCGTCTACCCTGAACCCCTCGTCTAGACAGCACATCAAGGAGCACCCTCCCGGCCTGAGGGCTGGGGCATCCACGAAAGGAGTCCTGTGAAAAGCGTAAAACAAGGGCCTATCGCACTGGTCTTGGTCCTCGCCCTGGGGATGGCCCTGGGGCAGGGGCAGCAGCTGACCAAGGTGGCTACGAACCTGGGCTCGCTGGGAAACCCGTTTTTCGTCCGTATGGGCCAAGGGGTCACGGACGCGGCCAAGAAGATCAACCCCAACGTTCAGGTTATCGTAGAGGCCGCCGATTACGACGTGGGCAAGCAGAGCGCGGCGATCGACAACTACATCGCTGCCGGGGTACAGATCCTGGTCCTCAACCCCGCCGACCCGCAGGCGCTGGTGCCCGCGGTCAAACGGGCCAAGGCCGCAGGCATGACGGTGGTCTCGGCAGACGTAGGCATCAAGGAAGGCGCCGATGCCATCATCACCTCCAACAACGTGCAGGCGGGCACCCTGGCCTGTCAGTTCATCGCGGATAGGCTCAAGGGCAAAGGCAACGTGGTCATCATCAACGGGCCGCCGGTCACCGCGGTCACCGACCGAGTGGCGGGATGCAAACAGGTCTTCGCCAAGTACCCCGGCATCAAGATCCTCTCCGACAACCAAAACGCGGGGGGTAGCCGCGACGGCGGTCTCAAGGTCATGACCGACCTGCTCACCGCCTTCCCCAAGATCGACGCCGTCTTTGCCATCAACGATCCCACCGGCATCGGCGCGGAGCTGGCGATCCGCCAGGCCAAGCGGGAAAAGGAGATGTTCATCACCGCCGTCGACGGCTCGCCGGATGCGGTCAAAGCCCTCAAGGATCCCAACTCGATCTTCCTGGCCAGCTCGGCCCAAGACCCCTACACCATGGCCGCCCGGGCGCTGGAGATCGGCTGGGAGATCCGCACCGGCAAGATGAAGCCCCAGACCAAGCCCATCCTGATCCCGGTGCGGCTCATCACCAAGGAAAACGTGGCCAGCTACAAAGGTTGGGAATAGCCCCCAAGCTTGGGGCTGCTGTGGTTTGCTGCCTGTAGACCGGCAGCCCCGCCCCATCAAGGGATTCCTCATGTCCGCGGTAGACCATCCGACCAACCCTCGGGCCGGGGCTGACCAGCCCCCGGCCCTCGAGATGCTGCATATCTCCAAAGCCTTCCCCGGGGTGCAGGCCCTAAAGGATGTGAGCTTCATCGCCTTTGCCGGAGAGGTGCACGCCCTTATGGGCGAAAACGGGGCAGGGAAGAGCACGCTGATGAAGATCCTGGCCGGGGCCTATACCGCCGACAGCGGGGAGATCCGGGTGTTCGGGCAGCCGGTGCGCATTCACAACCCCCTGGACGCACGCCGGGCGGGCATCAACCTCATCTACCAAGAGCTCAACCTGGCCCGCAACCTCACCGTAGCGGAGAACCTCTTCATGGGGGTGGAGCCCTCTCGCGGCGGCCTCATCGACCGAAAATCCATGTACGCCGCTGCCCGCGAGGTGCTTCAGCAGCTCGGGGCCTCCTTCACCCCGGACACCCCGCTCGCGCGGCTGAGCATCGCCGAGGGACAGCTGGTGGAGATCGCCCGGGCTTTGCTGTTCAAGGGCCGGGTGCTGGTGATGGACGAGCCCACGGCCGCCCTCTCCGAGCGGGAGACCGAACATCTGTTCCGCTTGATCCACCGCCTGCGCAGCCAGGGCATCGCCATCGTGTACATCTCCCACCGCATGGCCGAGGTGTATGCCCTGGCAGACCGGCTCACGGTGCTGCGGGACGGCCAGCTCATCGGCACCCTTGAGAAGGACCAGATCAACGCCGAGCGGGTGGTGCAGATGATGGTAGGGAGGCCCGTACAGGACTTCTATCAGCACCGCACGGCGCGCAGCAAGGGGGAGGTGGTCCTGGAGGTACGGAACATCACCGACGGCGCGCGGATTTTGCCCTCCAGTTTTAGCGTGCGCGCAGGAGAGATCCTGGGGTTAGCCGGGCTGGTAGGAGCGGGCCGTACCGAGCTGGCCCGGCTCATCTTTGGGGCGGATCGCAAGACGGGCGGTGAGGTGCGGATAAAGGGCCAAGCGGTGTCGATCCATACCCCTGCCGATGCCCTGGCGGCGGGTATTGGGTATGTGCCGGAGAACCGCAAGGAGCAGGGGCTGTTCCTCGAGATGGCCTCCGGCGATAACATCGCCATGAACGTGCTGGCAAAGCATGCCCTGGCGGGGGTGTTAAATCCGGTGAGCATCGCGCAGATGGTGCGCCGGGCGATCCAGGACCTCTCCATCCGGGTGCCCAGCCCCGCCACCCGCGCCAAGAGCCTTTCGGGGGGCAACCAGCAGAAGCTGTTGCTGGCCCGCTGGCTGGCCATCGGCCCCAAAGTGCTGTTGCTGGATGAGCCGACCCGCGGGGTGGATGTGGGGGCGAAAGCTGAGATCTACCGTCTGATCGGCGAGCTCGCCGTTCAGGGGGTGGCCGTGGTGTTTATCTCTTCGGAGCTGCCGGAGATTGTGGGCATGAGTGACCGCGTGCTGGTGATGCGCGAAGGGCGCATTGTGGGCGAGCTCGACCCCGCTCGGGGGGACGTCATCAGCCAGGAGAACATCATGGCCTACGCCACGGGGGTGCGAGTCATGGAGGTCCAGCCTTGAGTTCGGAAAATCCCGTTCGGCGTTCGGGTAAGGCCTGGCGCGGCGAAGTTCTGGGGGCGCTGGGTATCCTCCCGGTACTGCTGTTGATCTGCTTGGTCTTTGCCCTGCTCTCGGCCAACTTCGCCACGGCCAGCAACGCCATCAACGTCCTGCGCCAGGCCTCGATTAACGTGGTGCTGGCGGCGGGCATGACCTTCGTGATCCTCACCGCGGGGATTGACCTCTCGGTGGGGGCCATCCTGGGGGCCTCGGCGGTGGTGGCCTTGCAGGTCTCCCTGCTTCCTCAATGGGGTTGGGCGGCTATCCCGGCGGGGCTTATGGCCGGGCTGGTCTTCGGTCTGATCAACGGGCTGCTGATCGCCTACCTCAGGCTGTCTCCCTTTGTGGTGACCCTGGGGGCGTTCAGCGCGGTTCGAGGAGCGGCGTACCTGCTGGCCAACAACGGCCAGACGGTGATCAACTCCAACCTGGGTTTCGCCGCCATCGGCAACGACAGCTTCCTGGGGGTTCCCTGGCTGGTCTGGATCGCCCTCGCGGTGATCCTGGTGAGCTGGTTTATCCTGCGGCGCACGGTGTTGGGGGTTCACATCTACGCGGTGGGCGGCAACGAGCAAGCCGCCCGGCTCACCGGCATCAAGGTGCCCCAGGTGCTGCTGTTCGTCTACGCCTTCAGCGGCCTGTGTGCGGGCTTGGCCGGCGTGATGAGCGCCGCACGGCTCTACAGCGCCAACGGCATTCTTGGGACGGGGTACGAGCTGGACGCCATCGCCGCGGTGGTGCTAGGGGGGACCAGCCTGGCAGGGGGTGTGGGTTCGGTGGTTGGCACGGCGGTGGGGGCCATGATCATCGCGGTGCTCAACAACGGACTGACCATTCTGGGGGTCTCCTCGTTCTGGCAGCTGGTGGTCAAGGGGGTGGTCATCGTGATCGCGGTGGCGGTAGACCGCCTGCGCAGCTCGAGGTAGCCGTTCCACGAGGCGGCGGGCGGGCCGTGCGGCGGCAGAGGCGGGTGTGCTTCCCCCTCTGCGTGCCAGCGCGCCGGTGTCCTGACGCGAAACACAAGGGGATCGGGGGCGCTTCCGCGGCAGCGTACAGCCAGCTAGGGCGGGTCTTACCTGCCCACCGCCGCCAGCGCCTCGGCCAGCATGGCCTGGAGGTCCTGGGGGCTCTCCAGGCCCACCGAGAAGCGGATCATTTCAGGCTTTACCCCCGCGGCCAGGCGGGCGGCCTCGGGGATGCGGGAGTGGGTGGTGGTCCAGGGGTGCACGGCCAGCGTGCGGGCGTCGCCCACGTTGGGGGCCTGGAGGATCCGGAGGTGGGCCAGGAAGCGGCTGGCCCCCTCGAGCCCGCCCTTTACGCCGAAGGTCAGGATGCTGCCGAACCCGCCCCGCAAGTATTGCGCGGCCCGGGGATGAGCCGGGTCGCCCTCGAGGCCGGGGTAGCGCACCCAGGCCACCTGGGGCTGCTCCTGCAGCCAGGAGGCCAGCTCGAGGGCGCTCCTGGAGGCCCGCTCCACCCGCAGCTCGACGGTCTCGACCCCCTGGAAGAGCAAGTAAGCGTTGAAGGGCGAGAGCACCATCCCGCCCAGCGAGAGGCCGAGCTGCCGGACCCGCTCGAGGAAACATCGCGGGCCAAGGGCTTCCCACGGAACGCGGCCCTGGGGGTCGGGGGTGGTGAACTGCGGGTAGTGTTGCCAGATCTCGCTCGCGCGGGCCAGCACCGCCCCGCCCAGGATCGAGCCGTGCCCGCTGGCCCACTTGGTCAGGCTGTGGGTGACGGCGTGGGCGCCGTGCTCGAGGGGCCGCGCCAGCGCGCCCACCGCGCCGAAGGTGTTGTCCACGATCAGGGCCACGCGGTGCTCCTCGCATAGCCGGGCCAGCCCCTCCAGGTCGGGCAGCTCGAGCGAGGGGTTGCCCAGCACCTCGGTATAGACCGCCCGGGTGCGCTCGCCGAGCACCGCCCGCACCGCCTCCACCTCGGGGGCTACGAAGTGCACCCGGATGCCCATCAGGCCGAAGACCTGGTTCAGTAGCCCCACCGTGCCGCCGAAGAGCCCCGGACTGGCCACGATCTCGTCGCCCGAGCGCACCAGCGCGAGCAGCGCGGCGAAGCTGGCGGCCTGGCCCGAGGCCAGGCACACCGCGCCGAGGGCGCCCTCCAGGGCGCTCAGGCGTTCCTCGAGCGCGGCCACGGTGGGGTTTTGCAATCGGGTGTAGGTATAGCCCTCGCCGGTGGCGAACTTGTGCGCGCCCTCCTCGAGGCTCGCGAAGCTGTAGGCCGCCGCCGCGTAGATGGGCAGCCCCACCGCGTGGTGGGGGTCGTCGGGTATGCCGCTGAGTACCGCCAGGGTTGAAAACTCCACAAAAATCCCCTCCTCGGACGTTCTCCCGAAGAAGGGCAAGGGCCCTTCTTCTATCTTTCCCCGGGCCGGTGGGGCTCGAGGCGGAATTAGCACCAGGCGTAGCCACCTGCTCGGGCGTGGCTACAGGTTGCCGCAGCGTCGTCGGGCCGTTCCCTCGACTGCTCTGGATAGAAGAACGTGCGGATTGTGGCCCTGAAGCGCAGGGTTAGCCCCGATGGTAGGGCCTGGGCGGCCCCTGCGTCAAGGCGGAGGCGAAGCCGGGGTCCAGCCGGGCCAGGTAGGCGCGGAGGTTGGAGGCGGTGTTGTACAGGCGGGTGTACTTGTCCGACTCGACGTCGAGGGCAAGGCGCGCTGGCGAAGCAGAGCTGGCCGCCGCGCCCCAGGGCCAGGCGCACCCCGCGGGTAGCGGCGCAGCTGTCGCTTGCGGGGACCGGGGCTCCCTGCGGTACAGCCCGCCAGCAGGGCAGCTACGGCTATTGCAGCGATCCGATGCATCCTGCCGAAGGCCTTCGGGGGCGGTGCGGCTGACAATTCCCTGAGGGTTTTTACCTATGGTTTAGCCGGGAGGAAATTCCGATGTCGAGAAGCGTCGCAGCCGTGTGCGCCCTGGCCCTCACCCTGGGATCGGCCTGGGCGGCCAAGATCGCCATTTACCCCTACGATGGAGCGGCCCTGCTGGCCGGGCAGCGTTTTGATTTGCGGATCGAAGCCTCCGAACTGAAAGGCAGCCTGAAAGGCTACCGCGTCAGCCTGGACGGACAGCCCCTCACCGGCCTCGAGCAGACCTCGCAGGGAGCCGGCCAAACCGAGTGGACCCTGCGCGGCACCTTCCTGCGCGCGGGAAGCCACACCCTCGAGGTCAGCCTCAGCGACGACGCCGGGGAGGCCAGGAAGAGCGTGCGCTGGGAGGCTCGCCTGAACCCCCGCCTGCCCCGCGCGGCCAAGAACGTCATCCTCTTCATCGGCGACGGGATGGGCTGGAACACCCTCAACGCCGCGCGCATCATCGCCCAGGGTTTCAACCCGGAAAATGGCGTGCCCAGGGGCAACCTGGAGATGGAAACCGGGTATGGCGGTATGGCCACGGTGACCACCAGCAGCTTCGACAGCTTCATCGTGGACTCGGCCAACTCGGCCTCTTCCATCATGACCGGGCAGAAGGTGCAGGTGAACGCCCTCAACGTCTACCCCGCCAACCTCAAGGACACCCTGGCCTACCCCCGGATCGAGACCCTGGGGGAGATGCTCAAGCGGGTGCGCGGGGCCAGCCTGGGGGTGGTGACCACCACCTTCGGCACCGACGCCACCCCGGCCATGCTCAACGCCCACACCCGCCGGCGCAGCGACTACCAGGCCATCGCCGACATGTACTTCGGCAAAGGGGGCTTCGGCCTCCCCCTGGACGTGATGCTCTTCGGCGGCTCGCGCGACTTCATCCCCCAGAGCGCCCCCGGCTCGCGCCGCAAGGACAACACCGACTGGATCGCCGAGTCGCAGAAGCTCGGGTACACCTTCGTCAGCACCCGCAGCGAACTGCTGGCGGCCAAACCCCAAGGCAAGCTCTTCGGGCTATTCCACCTCGACAACTTCCCCAGCTATCTAGACCGCGCGGTGTGGAAGCGGCCCGAGATGCTGGGGAGCTTCACCGATATGCCCTACCTGTGGGAGATGACCCAGAAGGCGGTGGAGACCCTCGCGCAAAACCCCAACGGCTTCTTCCTGATGGTGGAGGGGGGGATGGTGGACAAGTACGAACACCCCCTGGACTGGCAGCGGGGGCTGTGGGACGTGCTCGAGCTGGATAGGGCGGTGGCCTGGGCCAAGCAGTACGCCGCCGCCCACCCCGATACCCTGGTGGTCGTCACCGCCGACCACGCCCACTCGCTATCGGTCTATGGCGGCTACGATTACTCCAAGCAGGGGCGCGAGGGGGTGGGAGTATACCAGGATGCAAAGTTCCCCACCTACGGCGACAAAAAAGACCCCAACGGCTTCCCCCTGCCCGACACCGCCCGGGGGATCGCGGTGGGCTTCGCCGCCACCCCCGACTACTGCGAAACCTACCGGGGGCGCGAGGTCTACAAAGACCCCACCATCTCCGACGGCAAGGGCGGCTACGTGGCCAACCCCGAGGTGTGCAAGGAGCCCGGCGCCTTCTTGCGCACCGGCAACCTCGATCCGGGGAGCGCCCAGGGGGTGCACACCGCCGACCCCATGCCGCTATTCGCCTTTGGGGCGGGCGCCCAGCTGTTCAATGGCCTGATGGATCAGACCGAGATTTTCTTCCGCACCGCCCAGGCGCTGGGGCTCAACCCCTATCTCGAGAAGCCCTAGCCCTCCGGAAGCCCCATGCGCTGGATGCTGATCGCCCTGCTGGCTCTAGGGGGGCTGGGCCAGGCCCAAAGCCCCCTGGAGTTCGGCGAACTCTACAGCAAGACCACCATTCGCGGGGTGGAGTTCTCCCCCAAGCTCCAGGCCCTGGCCGGAAAACGGGTGGTGATGCAGGGCTGGATGGCCCCCCCGCTCAAGCCCAAGCTGGACTTTTTCGTGCTGACCAAGGCTCCGCTGGCCACCTGCCCGTTCTGCTCCACCGCCGCCGACTGGCCCCCCGACATCGTGCTGGTGATCATGCCGCCGGGGCGCAGCGCCGAGCCCACCACGAAGCGCATCCAGGTCACGGGGCGGCTCGAGGTGGGGATCAAGACCGATGAAGACACCGGTTTCGTGAGCCTGGTGCGCATCTACGCGGACGGGGTGGAGGAGGTGCGCTGATGGCCGAGGTGCGCCTGCGGGGGGTGCTGTGCCGCTTTGGCGAGGACGTGGCGCTGCGCTTTGCGGACCTGGAGATCCCCTCCGGCGAGCAGGCGGTGCTGCTGGGGCCTTCGGGGAGCGGGAAGACCACGCTGCTCCACCTCCTGGCCGGCTTGCGCTGCCCAAGCGCGGGGGAGGTGTGGGTGGACGGGCGCAACCTGGCCACCCTGGGCGAGGCCCAGCGCGACGCCTACCGGCGGGAGCGGGTAGGGTACTTGTTTCAGGACTTCTACCTCATGGAGGGGTACACCGCGCTCGAGAACGTGCTCTTGGGGCTGGGCATCGCCGGGGTGCGCGGGGCGGCGGCGCTGCGCCAGGCCACCGAGATCCTGCGCGCGGTGGGGCTGGGGCACCGCCTCTCCCACCCCCCCAAGCGCCTTTCCACCGGGGAGCGGCAGCGGGTGGCCCTGGCCCGGGCGGTGGCCCACCGCCCCCGGCTCCTGCTGGCCGACGAGCCCACCGCCCACCTGGACCGCCCCCGGGCCGGGGAGGCGCTGGACCTGCTCACCCAGACGGCCAGGGCCATCGGGGCCACCCTGGTGGTGGCCACCCATGACCCCTGGGTGATGGAGCGCTTCCCCCGCCGGGTGGAGCTTCAGCCCCTCACCGCGAGGGCCGCATGAC
The Meiothermus sp. Pnk-1 genome window above contains:
- a CDS encoding esterase-like activity of phytase family protein — protein: MNKTLALLAMALGLGLTQSVPRTELVGYAVLPADTFAPGPASGQFNADGSKKASPPYPSQPVQGFSAIQFAPGTRGAYWVMPDNGYGAKYNSPDYLLRIYQITPDPKTPQGGSGTVRVDSFIQLRDPDKKIPFFIVNEFTPERNLTGFDFDIESFVIAQDGTLWIGDEFGPFLLHFDASGKLLEPPYPTPDFAPGKDPAKDLVRSPQHPALLAASPQPGQMSLANLPSSGGYEGLAINPGKTKLYALLEKTVAGDPAGSLRIHEFDLASQRFTRLLGYYRLEAPTNSIGDFTVVNDNEYLVIERDQATGEAAQFKRIYKVDLSRKDAQGFFAKELVADLLNIADPANLTPYTKGGVFRFPFVTIEDVLVLDARTLLVLNDNNYPGTGGRGQNVKDDNEMIWLRLDKPLALGPGVGTPR
- a CDS encoding DeoR/GlpR family DNA-binding transcription regulator, coding for MNSRDRLQRILELINRHGTLTNAALARALEVSTMTVRRDLDVLERQGYLRRVHGGARMVDELDVGYGLRQGRNIGAKRRIGARAAEFVQNGETIYLDAGTTAMEVARALKRRALNGVRVVTHAVNIAAELSGSPDLGVLQVGGELFLQTYSATGPLALETIRRFSFDRLFLAAQGVDLAAGLTNSSLLEAEVKRAAIAASRWVCLVCDASKWGRVTFAPCGSLEDIDVFVTDSRLPQEARSDLEKLGLEVITVSLPGRKEKNPSTLNPSSRQHIKEHPPGLRAGASTKGVL
- a CDS encoding ABC transporter substrate-binding protein; this translates as MKSVKQGPIALVLVLALGMALGQGQQLTKVATNLGSLGNPFFVRMGQGVTDAAKKINPNVQVIVEAADYDVGKQSAAIDNYIAAGVQILVLNPADPQALVPAVKRAKAAGMTVVSADVGIKEGADAIITSNNVQAGTLACQFIADRLKGKGNVVIINGPPVTAVTDRVAGCKQVFAKYPGIKILSDNQNAGGSRDGGLKVMTDLLTAFPKIDAVFAINDPTGIGAELAIRQAKREKEMFITAVDGSPDAVKALKDPNSIFLASSAQDPYTMAARALEIGWEIRTGKMKPQTKPILIPVRLITKENVASYKGWE
- a CDS encoding sugar ABC transporter ATP-binding protein, producing MSAVDHPTNPRAGADQPPALEMLHISKAFPGVQALKDVSFIAFAGEVHALMGENGAGKSTLMKILAGAYTADSGEIRVFGQPVRIHNPLDARRAGINLIYQELNLARNLTVAENLFMGVEPSRGGLIDRKSMYAAAREVLQQLGASFTPDTPLARLSIAEGQLVEIARALLFKGRVLVMDEPTAALSERETEHLFRLIHRLRSQGIAIVYISHRMAEVYALADRLTVLRDGQLIGTLEKDQINAERVVQMMVGRPVQDFYQHRTARSKGEVVLEVRNITDGARILPSSFSVRAGEILGLAGLVGAGRTELARLIFGADRKTGGEVRIKGQAVSIHTPADALAAGIGYVPENRKEQGLFLEMASGDNIAMNVLAKHALAGVLNPVSIAQMVRRAIQDLSIRVPSPATRAKSLSGGNQQKLLLARWLAIGPKVLLLDEPTRGVDVGAKAEIYRLIGELAVQGVAVVFISSELPEIVGMSDRVLVMREGRIVGELDPARGDVISQENIMAYATGVRVMEVQP
- a CDS encoding ribose ABC transporter permease codes for the protein MSSENPVRRSGKAWRGEVLGALGILPVLLLICLVFALLSANFATASNAINVLRQASINVVLAAGMTFVILTAGIDLSVGAILGASAVVALQVSLLPQWGWAAIPAGLMAGLVFGLINGLLIAYLRLSPFVVTLGAFSAVRGAAYLLANNGQTVINSNLGFAAIGNDSFLGVPWLVWIALAVILVSWFILRRTVLGVHIYAVGGNEQAARLTGIKVPQVLLFVYAFSGLCAGLAGVMSAARLYSANGILGTGYELDAIAAVVLGGTSLAGGVGSVVGTAVGAMIIAVLNNGLTILGVSSFWQLVVKGVVIVIAVAVDRLRSSR
- a CDS encoding O-acetylhomoserine aminocarboxypropyltransferase/cysteine synthase family protein, translating into MEFSTLAVLSGIPDDPHHAVGLPIYAAAAYSFASLEEGAHKFATGEGYTYTRLQNPTVAALEERLSALEGALGAVCLASGQAASFAALLALVRSGDEIVASPGLFGGTVGLLNQVFGLMGIRVHFVAPEVEAVRAVLGERTRAVYTEVLGNPSLELPDLEGLARLCEEHRVALIVDNTFGAVGALARPLEHGAHAVTHSLTKWASGHGSILGGAVLARASEIWQHYPQFTTPDPQGRVPWEALGPRCFLERVRQLGLSLGGMVLSPFNAYLLFQGVETVELRVERASRSALELASWLQEQPQVAWVRYPGLEGDPAHPRAAQYLRGGFGSILTFGVKGGLEGASRFLAHLRILQAPNVGDARTLAVHPWTTTHSRIPEAARLAAGVKPEMIRFSVGLESPQDLQAMLAEALAAVGR
- a CDS encoding alkaline phosphatase, with translation MSRSVAAVCALALTLGSAWAAKIAIYPYDGAALLAGQRFDLRIEASELKGSLKGYRVSLDGQPLTGLEQTSQGAGQTEWTLRGTFLRAGSHTLEVSLSDDAGEARKSVRWEARLNPRLPRAAKNVILFIGDGMGWNTLNAARIIAQGFNPENGVPRGNLEMETGYGGMATVTTSSFDSFIVDSANSASSIMTGQKVQVNALNVYPANLKDTLAYPRIETLGEMLKRVRGASLGVVTTTFGTDATPAMLNAHTRRRSDYQAIADMYFGKGGFGLPLDVMLFGGSRDFIPQSAPGSRRKDNTDWIAESQKLGYTFVSTRSELLAAKPQGKLFGLFHLDNFPSYLDRAVWKRPEMLGSFTDMPYLWEMTQKAVETLAQNPNGFFLMVEGGMVDKYEHPLDWQRGLWDVLELDRAVAWAKQYAAAHPDTLVVVTADHAHSLSVYGGYDYSKQGREGVGVYQDAKFPTYGDKKDPNGFPLPDTARGIAVGFAATPDYCETYRGREVYKDPTISDGKGGYVANPEVCKEPGAFLRTGNLDPGSAQGVHTADPMPLFAFGAGAQLFNGLMDQTEIFFRTAQALGLNPYLEKP
- a CDS encoding ABC transporter ATP-binding protein, whose translation is MAEVRLRGVLCRFGEDVALRFADLEIPSGEQAVLLGPSGSGKTTLLHLLAGLRCPSAGEVWVDGRNLATLGEAQRDAYRRERVGYLFQDFYLMEGYTALENVLLGLGIAGVRGAAALRQATEILRAVGLGHRLSHPPKRLSTGERQRVALARAVAHRPRLLLADEPTAHLDRPRAGEALDLLTQTARAIGATLVVATHDPWVMERFPRRVELQPLTARAA